The following are encoded in a window of Brevibacillus ruminantium genomic DNA:
- a CDS encoding putative holin-like toxin, translating to MTVFEAISLMLSFGSLVVLLVTHDTGNKKK from the coding sequence TTGACTGTTTTCGAAGCGATCAGTCTGATGCTGTCTTTCGGTTCCCTCGTCGTATTACTCGTCACCCATGATACAGGCAATAAAAAGAAGTAG
- a CDS encoding glutamate decarboxylase — MWTVIYIAPSEKIAERIQQRLTDEGFLVKVREAKVSKQYEILVPESEVLEVQEVLGTILH; from the coding sequence ATGTGGACGGTCATCTATATCGCTCCCAGCGAAAAAATCGCGGAACGGATACAGCAACGATTGACAGATGAAGGATTCCTGGTAAAGGTTCGCGAGGCGAAGGTCTCCAAGCAGTACGAGATTCTCGTCCCCGAGAGCGAAGTACTCGAAGTCCAGGAAGTACTCGGCACGATCCTTCACTGA
- a CDS encoding DRTGG domain-containing protein, which produces MATKHEQILQYIDKLPIGSKISVRQIAKDLDVSEGTAYRAIKEAETQGYVSTIERVGTVRIEKKQKENIERLTFAEVVNIVDGHVLGGREGLHKTLNKFVIGAMQLEAMMRYIDAGSLLLVGNRFQAHKIALQQGAAVLITGGFDTSEEIKQLADRLALPIISSSYDTFTVASMINRAIYDRLIKKEIVMVEDILKPLAETPVLLASDPVAKWHQYTELYHETRFPVVDEQMRLIGIVTSKDIIGHDQTALVEKVMTKNPITSSPRVSVASSAHTMVWEGIELLPVVDNGRKLVGVLSRNDVLKALQYTAKQPQMSETFPNLIMSHFREERQGEDLVYTGEVTPQMTNHLGTMASGIMTTVMAEVGCNLLRNHRRADMVPENITVYFLKPVQMESKIHVKPRLLDISRRFGKVEVSVYQGELLVGQAMVSAQIIDR; this is translated from the coding sequence ATGGCAACCAAACATGAGCAAATCCTTCAATATATAGACAAATTGCCAATTGGCTCTAAAATATCGGTACGCCAGATCGCCAAAGACCTAGATGTGAGTGAGGGAACCGCTTACCGCGCCATCAAGGAGGCGGAGACGCAGGGCTACGTCAGTACGATCGAACGCGTCGGTACCGTGCGGATTGAAAAAAAGCAGAAAGAAAATATTGAACGGTTAACCTTTGCCGAAGTAGTCAATATCGTGGACGGCCATGTACTTGGCGGTCGCGAGGGGCTGCACAAGACACTGAATAAATTCGTCATTGGAGCGATGCAGCTGGAAGCGATGATGCGCTACATTGACGCGGGCAGTCTGCTGCTGGTCGGGAATCGCTTTCAAGCGCATAAAATCGCCCTGCAGCAGGGAGCAGCCGTACTGATTACGGGCGGGTTTGACACCAGTGAAGAGATTAAGCAGCTGGCCGATCGTCTTGCTCTGCCGATCATCTCGTCCAGCTACGATACATTTACTGTGGCCTCGATGATTAACCGGGCGATCTACGACCGGCTGATCAAAAAAGAGATCGTCATGGTAGAGGATATACTCAAGCCGTTGGCCGAAACGCCTGTGCTGCTTGCCTCCGATCCCGTTGCCAAATGGCATCAATACACCGAGCTGTACCATGAGACGCGTTTTCCGGTCGTAGATGAACAGATGCGGCTGATCGGGATCGTGACCTCGAAGGATATCATCGGTCATGATCAAACCGCGCTTGTAGAAAAAGTAATGACGAAAAATCCGATTACCAGCTCGCCGCGTGTCTCCGTTGCTTCCTCTGCGCACACGATGGTGTGGGAGGGCATCGAGCTGCTCCCCGTCGTGGACAATGGACGCAAGCTGGTCGGGGTGCTGAGCCGGAACGATGTGTTGAAAGCTCTGCAATACACGGCCAAGCAGCCGCAGATGAGCGAGACGTTCCCCAATCTCATCATGTCGCATTTCCGCGAGGAGCGGCAGGGGGAAGACCTGGTCTACACCGGTGAGGTTACACCGCAGATGACCAACCATCTGGGAACGATGGCAAGCGGCATCATGACAACCGTAATGGCGGAGGTTGGGTGCAATTTGCTGAGAAATCACCGGCGTGCGGATATGGTGCCGGAAAACATTACGGTCTACTTTTTGAAGCCCGTGCAGATGGAAAGCAAGATCCACGTGAAGCCGCGCTTGCTGGATATCAGCCGCCGCTTCGGAAAGGTGGAAGTGTCAGTCTACCAGGGGGAGCTTCTGGTCGGGCAGGCGATGGTGTCTGCGCAGATTATTGATCGGTGA
- a CDS encoding YtpI family protein, translated as MWFATYMTGVVASLVASVYFSVTARQRGIHPLASRMTLGKMNISLGVLVSLFGLNQLFFDDLDKIRIVVGLLLLFVGVMNLVLGTRNYLRYRTAWQAEVKKSS; from the coding sequence ATGTGGTTTGCTACCTATATGACGGGTGTAGTCGCTTCGCTGGTCGCCAGTGTTTATTTCAGTGTGACAGCCCGCCAGCGAGGCATTCACCCGCTCGCTTCCCGGATGACACTGGGCAAAATGAATATCTCACTTGGTGTTTTGGTCTCTTTGTTTGGATTGAATCAGCTTTTTTTCGACGATTTGGACAAGATCCGCATCGTCGTCGGACTGTTGCTTCTGTTTGTCGGTGTTATGAATCTGGTGCTCGGCACACGCAATTATTTGCGCTACCGTACAGCTTGGCAGGCCGAAGTGAAAAAAAGCTCCTAA
- a CDS encoding C39 family peptidase: MASKMFRANLGISPFYQCGQSWSSEKTSCGKTMCEEGCYITSAAMVLTYNGYNVDPGTLRNAIKPYDCPIDFSVVATRYRLKYTRVDKNFEKIRADIFDYLYYSDTPVMIGVSGSNTHMVVAQGFSGTLSIDPDGNPNYSEITPSMILVNDPGSKNRTTLAQVLTSYPTVTGYRILE; encoded by the coding sequence ATGGCATCAAAAATGTTTCGTGCAAATCTTGGCATTAGCCCGTTTTATCAATGTGGGCAGTCGTGGTCATCAGAGAAAACAAGTTGCGGTAAAACCATGTGTGAGGAAGGATGTTATATTACCTCGGCGGCTATGGTGTTAACCTATAACGGTTATAATGTCGATCCGGGAACGTTGAGAAATGCAATTAAACCGTATGATTGCCCGATTGACTTTTCAGTCGTTGCAACTAGGTACCGATTAAAATATACCAGGGTGGATAAAAACTTTGAAAAAATCAGAGCAGATATATTTGATTATCTTTATTATTCGGATACCCCGGTAATGATCGGAGTCTCTGGTTCTAACACACACATGGTTGTAGCCCAGGGTTTTTCAGGAACATTGAGTATTGATCCTGATGGAAATCCCAATTATTCGGAGATTACACCCAGCATGATTCTTGTCAACGATCCTGGTAGTAAAAACAGAACGACATTGGCGCAGGTACTAACTTCGTACCCAACGGTAACTGGATACCGTATTTTAGAGTAA
- a CDS encoding leucine-rich repeat domain-containing protein — translation MKNKVLIILSCIFFNACSPSNDLQSTFEHVPKKVVEAIAENLKKDISTLIEEDYSKVEHLFLSAEMFDDQDKNAIQMEFLQKMTNLQSLELSGVEVENIAQIKFPKNLSSLTISDVHLENLDFVKNLPSLKMLTISNNQIQDITSVSTLQNLTYLAVINNPVRDIGVVQELPHLERLLLMETDVSDLTALENLQTLTYLDIRDTKVTSVKPLVSVPGLKYLLLSKKEVKDVHLLSGHKDLKISEQTILEVE, via the coding sequence TTGAAAAACAAGGTGTTGATTATACTGAGTTGTATTTTTTTTAATGCCTGTTCACCGTCAAATGATCTCCAGTCGACTTTTGAACATGTACCCAAAAAGGTTGTGGAGGCTATCGCAGAAAACTTGAAAAAGGACATTTCTACTCTTATAGAAGAAGATTATAGTAAGGTGGAGCACCTTTTTCTTAGTGCAGAGATGTTCGATGACCAGGATAAAAATGCAATTCAAATGGAGTTTTTGCAAAAAATGACCAATTTACAATCATTGGAATTAAGCGGGGTTGAAGTGGAGAATATCGCACAAATAAAATTTCCGAAGAACTTGTCTTCTTTAACGATATCTGATGTTCATCTGGAAAATTTGGATTTCGTGAAGAACCTTCCTTCACTGAAAATGTTGACAATAAGTAATAATCAAATCCAAGATATAACTTCCGTCAGCACATTGCAAAACCTAACATACTTGGCTGTTATCAACAACCCGGTACGTGACATTGGCGTTGTACAGGAATTGCCGCATTTAGAACGGTTACTGTTGATGGAAACGGATGTTTCTGATCTTACAGCTTTGGAGAACCTGCAGACACTGACGTATCTTGATATACGAGATACTAAAGTAACGTCAGTAAAACCTCTCGTGAGTGTACCAGGCTTGAAATACCTACTGTTGAGTAAAAAGGAAGTAAAAGATGTTCACCTGCTGTCTGGACACAAGGATTTGAAAATATCCGAACAAACTATTTTGGAAGTAGAGTAA
- the accD gene encoding acetyl-CoA carboxylase, carboxyltransferase subunit beta, whose product MLKDLFGKKRKFATVPSETISRSTSAASSASEVVTKGKEVPEGLMNKCPHCGTIHYSKDLEKNLLVCKGCQFHFSMSAPERISALLDDGGLVEEFDTDIVTTNPLGFPGYMEKLEKDMEATNLKEAIITGEGLLGGKRIVLGVMDSRFRMASMGSVVGEKITRAIERAIERRLPFILFSASGGARMQEGTLSLMQMAKTSAALAKLDREGLLYISVLTNPTYGGVTASFASLGDYNIAEPGAMIGFAGRRVIEQTIRQELPKDFQTAEFLLNHGQLDMVVHRRDMRSTLMKLVEMHTTGEGV is encoded by the coding sequence GTGCTTAAGGATCTATTTGGAAAAAAACGCAAATTTGCTACAGTCCCCTCGGAAACGATTTCGCGAAGCACTTCTGCTGCGAGCAGCGCGAGCGAGGTTGTGACAAAAGGTAAAGAAGTACCAGAGGGACTGATGAACAAGTGCCCCCACTGCGGAACAATTCACTACTCCAAGGACCTGGAGAAGAATCTGCTCGTCTGCAAGGGATGCCAGTTTCATTTTTCAATGTCAGCTCCTGAGCGTATTTCGGCCCTGTTGGACGACGGTGGACTGGTTGAGGAATTTGATACGGACATCGTAACGACAAATCCCCTCGGCTTTCCGGGCTATATGGAAAAGCTGGAGAAAGATATGGAAGCGACCAATCTCAAAGAAGCAATCATCACCGGTGAAGGGCTTCTGGGAGGCAAGCGGATTGTCCTTGGCGTGATGGATTCCCGCTTTCGCATGGCCAGCATGGGTTCGGTCGTCGGCGAAAAAATTACCCGCGCGATCGAGCGGGCGATTGAACGGAGACTTCCGTTTATTCTGTTCTCCGCTTCCGGCGGGGCGCGGATGCAGGAAGGCACGCTCAGCCTGATGCAGATGGCGAAAACAAGCGCGGCCCTGGCGAAGCTTGATCGAGAAGGGCTTCTGTATATTTCCGTATTGACCAACCCGACCTATGGCGGTGTTACTGCCAGCTTTGCTTCCCTTGGCGATTACAATATTGCCGAGCCGGGTGCGATGATCGGCTTTGCCGGCAGACGTGTGATTGAGCAAACCATTCGGCAGGAGCTGCCAAAGGATTTTCAGACAGCCGAATTCCTGCTGAACCACGGCCAACTCGACATGGTTGTGCATCGGA
- a CDS encoding NAD(P)-dependent malic enzyme, whose translation MSNLREESLELHRKHQGKLEAVTKVPVRNARDLSLAYSPGVAEPCKEIFDDKSKVYDYTMKGNLVAVVSDGTAVLGLGNIGPEAAMPVMEGKAVLFKSFAGVDAFPICLNTTDVDKIVETVKLLEPTFGGVNLEDIAAPACFEIEERLKRETTIPIFHDDQHGTAIVTAAGLINALRVVNKKLEDIRVVANGAGAAGIAIIKLLLSMGVKDVIMCDTKGIVYEGRPFGMNPIKEEMAKITNRDKLEGNLADAMKGADVFIGVSVAGAVTQEMVKTMNRDAIIFAMANPTPEIMPEEAKAAGAAVIGTGRSDFPNQVNNVLAFPGIFRGALDTRATCINEEMKLAAVYAIADLISEEELSADKVIPGPFDPRVAPQVAAAVAKAAMDSGLARITVDPEEVREKTARLTAISYQKV comes from the coding sequence GTGTCCAACTTGCGAGAGGAATCACTGGAACTTCACAGAAAGCATCAGGGGAAATTAGAGGCTGTCACCAAGGTGCCTGTACGCAATGCGCGTGACCTCAGTCTGGCTTATTCGCCAGGGGTAGCAGAGCCTTGCAAGGAAATTTTTGATGACAAATCGAAAGTATACGACTACACCATGAAGGGGAACCTCGTAGCTGTTGTCAGCGATGGCACCGCTGTGCTCGGTCTGGGCAATATCGGTCCTGAGGCTGCCATGCCTGTAATGGAGGGCAAGGCGGTTCTGTTCAAATCCTTTGCTGGTGTAGATGCATTCCCGATCTGCCTCAATACCACTGATGTGGACAAAATCGTGGAAACGGTAAAGCTGCTTGAGCCAACGTTCGGCGGGGTAAACCTGGAGGATATCGCGGCTCCTGCCTGCTTCGAGATCGAAGAGCGCCTGAAGCGCGAAACCACGATTCCGATTTTTCACGACGACCAGCATGGAACAGCGATTGTAACGGCTGCCGGTCTGATCAATGCGCTGCGCGTGGTGAACAAGAAGCTGGAAGACATCCGCGTCGTTGCCAACGGTGCTGGTGCGGCAGGTATTGCGATCATCAAGCTGCTTCTGTCCATGGGCGTAAAAGACGTTATCATGTGCGACACTAAAGGGATTGTGTACGAAGGTCGTCCTTTCGGCATGAACCCGATCAAAGAAGAAATGGCCAAGATCACCAACCGCGACAAACTGGAAGGCAATCTGGCCGATGCCATGAAAGGCGCAGACGTGTTTATCGGCGTTTCCGTAGCAGGAGCTGTGACACAAGAAATGGTAAAAACCATGAATCGCGATGCGATCATTTTCGCCATGGCCAACCCGACTCCGGAGATCATGCCGGAAGAGGCCAAAGCAGCTGGTGCGGCTGTCATCGGTACAGGCCGTTCCGACTTCCCGAACCAGGTAAACAACGTACTGGCTTTCCCGGGCATCTTCCGCGGGGCGCTGGATACGCGTGCGACATGCATCAACGAAGAGATGAAGCTGGCTGCTGTTTACGCGATCGCCGATCTCATTTCGGAAGAAGAGCTGTCTGCTGACAAAGTGATTCCGGGACCGTTCGACCCGCGTGTAGCTCCGCAGGTAGCCGCAGCCGTAGCCAAAGCAGCGATGGATTCCGGATTGGCGAGAATCACAGTCGATCCAGAAGAGGTTCGCGAAAAAACAGCAAGACTCACCGCCATTTCCTATCAAAAAGTGTAA
- a CDS encoding FadR/GntR family transcriptional regulator, producing MLDSLQEKKVYEGILLQIHEIVQEKNLRPGDKLPSERELSEQLGAGRSSVREALRALELLGLIETRRGEGTFLKHYRHNRLIDILGFFILRDYKTKKDLIEMRKVLELDAVRMACRRATEKHFEEMERILAAAEEKVAQGEIPAEEDYQFHRVICRSSRNSILHRIWAPLVEYSNSVRIESLAREGRARSALVEHRQIMEAIRAGDEEKAVERMREHLENSKL from the coding sequence ATGCTTGATTCGTTACAGGAAAAAAAAGTGTACGAAGGCATTCTCCTGCAAATCCACGAAATCGTTCAGGAGAAAAACTTGCGTCCCGGTGACAAGCTGCCCTCTGAGCGGGAGTTGTCTGAACAGCTGGGAGCAGGCCGCTCGTCTGTGCGGGAAGCGCTGCGTGCCCTGGAACTGCTCGGCTTGATCGAGACCCGCAGAGGGGAAGGCACCTTTTTAAAGCATTATCGTCACAATCGGTTGATTGATATTCTCGGCTTTTTTATTCTCCGTGATTACAAAACGAAAAAAGATTTGATCGAAATGCGAAAAGTGCTGGAGCTGGATGCCGTTCGGATGGCTTGTCGCAGGGCTACGGAAAAGCACTTTGAGGAAATGGAACGAATCCTTGCCGCAGCCGAGGAAAAGGTGGCCCAAGGGGAGATCCCTGCGGAGGAAGACTATCAGTTTCACCGCGTAATCTGTCGTTCCAGCCGCAACTCAATTCTGCACCGGATCTGGGCACCGCTGGTAGAGTACAGTAATTCCGTTCGCATCGAATCATTGGCTCGAGAGGGGCGCGCCCGTTCTGCTTTGGTAGAACATCGCCAAATTATGGAAGCCATTCGGGCAGGAGACGAGGAAAAGGCTGTAGAACGTATGAGAGAGCATCTGGAAAATTCAAAGCTTTGA
- a CDS encoding DNA polymerase III subunit alpha, giving the protein MTPFVHLHVHTEYSLLDGAARVEELVKRAAELGMKALAITDHANLYAAVPFYKACQQAGIKPIIGMEVYVIEGNLQDRVRNAPPPSHLVLLAENSIGYANLLKLATIAGTDGHFILPRLNKEILAKHADGLIALSGCLEGEVARLLLAGDAVGAKQAALWYRDIYGPDHFYLELQDHGVERERRLNQRLLRLGQETGLPLVVTNNVHYVDRNEHREHDILLAIGEGKTVDEENRFRYETDQYYLKSGEEMTQLFAYAPEALANTVGIAERCNWELSFGRHILPKYPLADGLEPTNYLRELCEQGCLERYGTITPEIRERLDHELSIITRTGFTDYFLIVWDFMRFAHEQEIPTGPGRGSSAGSLVAYALKITNVDPIKYNLLFERFLNPERVTMPDIDIDFSVERRDEVIRYVADKYGRDRVAQIITFGTMAARAAVRDTGRALGLSLGLIDRVAKMIPQSPGMTIAKAFELNPDLDKLCAENAQARQLIETAKGVEGLPRHASTHAAGVVIAPEPLTHYVPLQTGSEGLALTQFPMEDLEEIGLLKMDFLGLRNLTIIQEALRHLHQSGVEVDLENIPTDDAKTFQMLTRGETTGVFQLESAGFRHVLRDLKPTVLDDIIAVLALYRPGPMEIIPQYIRAKHKESPVEYAHPDLEPILSETHGFMIYQEHILLIASKLAGFSMGEADILRRAVGKKKRELLAEQREKFVAGCVRQGYGEKLGHEIYDLIVRFADYGFPKAHSVAYGMISYQMAYLKANHPLAFMAALLSLSIGSQTRIAEYTEEARRLHLQILPPDVNESEAVFTVSRDAIRFGLAAVKNVGYGAIESIVRERKSRPYRDLFDFCARVDGRLVNRRVVESLILCGALDGLPGHRSQQMVLLDEAMGKATGKRSERDADQLNLFAADTAVDPVRQPAEYPEVPPFSHVQQLKEERELLGVYLSGHPLDQYAHLFNRPEVHSVASLPECAREQNVKVVGMITHQKRIQTKKGEPMVFLQLEDKTAQVETVVFPKVFAKYAELLNTEQVVVAEARVDRQDDAVKLIANRFWDASLLPKPEMEPVLFVKISPQQEQDSTLHSLQRLFVEKRGTIPVVLYYEGKRQTIRLPDSIRVEVNESFLELAREIVGRDSVIQKELPINGGG; this is encoded by the coding sequence ATGACCCCCTTTGTGCATTTGCATGTGCATACGGAATACAGTCTGCTGGACGGGGCGGCACGAGTGGAGGAGCTGGTAAAGCGCGCTGCGGAGCTGGGGATGAAAGCCCTGGCTATCACAGATCACGCCAATCTTTACGCGGCAGTCCCTTTTTACAAGGCATGTCAGCAGGCGGGAATCAAGCCGATCATCGGGATGGAGGTTTACGTAATCGAAGGAAACCTTCAGGATCGGGTGAGAAATGCGCCACCCCCCTCCCATCTGGTCTTGCTGGCGGAAAACAGCATCGGTTACGCAAATCTGCTGAAGCTGGCTACGATTGCAGGTACCGATGGCCATTTTATCCTGCCCCGATTAAATAAAGAAATACTGGCCAAACACGCGGACGGCCTGATCGCGCTCAGCGGCTGTCTGGAAGGCGAGGTGGCTCGCCTTCTTCTGGCGGGTGATGCCGTGGGTGCAAAGCAGGCAGCGCTGTGGTACCGCGATATTTACGGACCTGATCATTTTTATCTGGAGCTGCAGGATCACGGTGTAGAGCGTGAGCGGCGGCTCAACCAGCGGCTGCTTCGACTGGGCCAAGAAACAGGTCTGCCGCTTGTAGTGACCAACAATGTACATTATGTAGACCGCAATGAGCATCGTGAACATGACATCCTGCTTGCGATTGGCGAGGGGAAAACGGTGGATGAAGAAAACCGCTTCCGCTACGAAACCGACCAGTATTACTTGAAAAGCGGGGAGGAGATGACTCAGCTGTTTGCGTACGCTCCCGAGGCTCTGGCCAATACTGTGGGGATTGCAGAGCGGTGCAACTGGGAATTGTCGTTTGGACGTCATATTTTGCCGAAATATCCGCTGGCTGACGGACTGGAACCGACGAATTACTTGCGCGAGCTGTGCGAGCAGGGCTGTCTTGAACGGTATGGAACGATTACGCCTGAGATCAGGGAGCGGCTGGATCACGAGCTTTCCATCATCACCCGGACCGGTTTCACCGATTACTTTCTCATTGTGTGGGACTTCATGCGCTTTGCTCATGAACAGGAGATACCGACCGGACCGGGACGTGGGTCGTCAGCAGGCAGTCTGGTCGCCTACGCACTCAAAATCACCAATGTCGATCCGATAAAGTACAACCTTCTCTTTGAAAGGTTCCTCAATCCCGAGCGGGTGACGATGCCCGATATCGATATTGACTTCTCGGTGGAACGGCGTGATGAAGTGATTCGGTACGTCGCGGATAAATACGGACGTGATCGCGTGGCCCAGATTATCACCTTTGGCACGATGGCTGCCCGTGCTGCCGTGCGCGATACGGGAAGAGCGCTGGGGCTGTCGCTCGGACTTATTGACCGTGTCGCCAAAATGATTCCGCAGTCGCCGGGGATGACGATTGCCAAAGCTTTCGAGCTGAATCCCGATTTGGACAAACTGTGTGCGGAAAATGCGCAGGCTCGTCAATTGATCGAGACGGCCAAAGGTGTGGAGGGGCTGCCCCGCCATGCTTCCACCCATGCGGCAGGAGTCGTCATCGCACCTGAGCCGTTGACCCATTATGTGCCGTTGCAGACAGGCAGTGAGGGACTGGCATTGACTCAGTTTCCGATGGAGGACCTGGAAGAGATCGGGCTTTTGAAGATGGATTTTCTCGGTCTCAGGAACCTGACGATCATCCAGGAAGCGTTGCGCCATTTGCACCAATCGGGTGTAGAGGTGGATCTGGAGAACATCCCGACCGATGACGCCAAGACGTTTCAAATGCTAACGCGCGGAGAGACGACGGGAGTCTTTCAATTGGAATCAGCCGGTTTTCGCCATGTCCTGAGGGATTTGAAGCCGACAGTCCTGGATGACATCATCGCCGTACTTGCCCTGTACCGACCCGGACCGATGGAGATCATTCCACAGTACATCCGGGCCAAGCACAAAGAGAGTCCTGTCGAGTACGCCCATCCCGATCTGGAGCCGATTCTCAGTGAAACGCATGGCTTCATGATCTATCAGGAGCATATCTTGCTGATTGCCTCAAAGCTGGCCGGCTTCAGCATGGGAGAGGCCGATATTTTGCGGCGAGCGGTTGGAAAGAAAAAGCGCGAACTACTCGCAGAGCAGCGGGAAAAGTTCGTTGCTGGCTGTGTACGACAGGGTTACGGAGAAAAGCTGGGGCATGAAATTTATGATTTGATTGTCCGTTTTGCCGATTACGGATTTCCCAAGGCGCATTCCGTCGCATACGGGATGATTTCCTACCAGATGGCTTATCTGAAAGCCAACCATCCGCTCGCTTTTATGGCTGCCTTGCTTTCACTTTCCATCGGCAGTCAGACGAGAATTGCCGAGTACACGGAGGAAGCCCGCCGTCTGCATCTGCAAATTTTGCCGCCCGACGTCAATGAAAGCGAGGCCGTTTTCACAGTCAGCCGGGATGCGATCCGCTTTGGACTTGCCGCGGTAAAAAACGTCGGCTATGGAGCCATTGAATCGATCGTACGGGAGCGGAAAAGTAGACCATACCGAGATCTATTCGACTTTTGCGCGCGGGTAGACGGCAGGTTGGTCAACAGGAGGGTCGTCGAATCCCTGATTCTCTGCGGTGCGCTGGACGGACTGCCGGGGCATCGCAGTCAACAGATGGTCCTGCTGGATGAAGCGATGGGCAAAGCGACAGGCAAAAGAAGCGAGCGCGATGCGGATCAGCTTAATCTTTTCGCCGCAGATACGGCGGTTGATCCGGTGCGCCAGCCAGCGGAATACCCAGAGGTGCCGCCCTTTTCCCACGTCCAGCAGCTAAAGGAAGAGCGCGAGCTGCTTGGAGTTTACCTGTCCGGCCATCCGCTCGACCAGTATGCTCATCTGTTCAACCGTCCGGAGGTGCATTCCGTTGCCAGCTTGCCGGAGTGTGCCCGCGAACAGAACGTAAAGGTAGTGGGCATGATCACCCACCAGAAGCGCATCCAGACGAAGAAAGGGGAGCCAATGGTGTTTCTTCAGCTGGAGGATAAGACGGCACAGGTAGAGACGGTTGTGTTTCCCAAAGTGTTTGCCAAGTATGCCGAACTGTTGAATACAGAGCAGGTGGTCGTGGCTGAAGCGCGGGTCGACCGCCAGGATGATGCGGTAAAGCTGATCGCCAACCGCTTTTGGGACGCCTCGCTGCTACCCAAACCGGAAATGGAGCCGGTCCTGTTTGTCAAAATATCGCCACAGCAGGAGCAGGATTCGACCCTGCACAGTTTGCAGAGACTGTTTGTCGAAAAAAGGGGAACGATTCCTGTTGTATTGTATTACGAAGGAAAAAGACAGACAATTCGCCTACCCGATTCGATTCGGGTAGAGGTAAATGAGTCATTTTTGGAGCTAGCGCGAGAAATTGTGGGACGTGACAGCGTAATTCAAAAAGAATTGCCCATAAACGGGGGAGGATGA